In a single window of the Pseudopipra pipra isolate bDixPip1 chromosome 21, bDixPip1.hap1, whole genome shotgun sequence genome:
- the SDF2 gene encoding stromal cell-derived factor 2, translating into MGLLPLLLPVLAAAALGAAGRGGPGPVTCGSVVKLLNVRHNVRLHSHDVRYGSGSGQQSVTGVSAADDENSYWRVRGRTAAVCHRGTPVRCGQAIRLTHLGTGRNLHSHRFASPLSGNQEVSAFGEAGEGDYLDDWTVVCSGTYWVRDDEVRFQHTSTDVFLSVTGEQYGRPIHGQKEVHGMATSSQNNYWKVMEGIFMQPGEAFKAERYHAEL; encoded by the exons ATggggctgctcccgctgctgcTCCCGGtgctggcggcggcggcgctgggcgcggcggggcgcggcggccccgggccggTCACCTGCGGCTCCGTGGTGAAGCTGCTCAATGTGCGGCACAACGTGCGGCTGCACTCGCACGATGTGCGCTACGGCTCCG GCAGCGGGCAGCAGTCGGTGACCGGAGTGTCGGCGGCGGATGACGAGAACAGCTACTGGCGGGTGCGGGGCCGCACGGCCGCCGTGTGCCATCGGGGCACCCCGGTGCGGTGCGGGCAGGCCATCCGCCTCACGCACCTGGGCACCGGCCGCAACCTCCACAGCCACCGCTTCGCCTCCCCGCTCTCCGGCAACCAG GAGGTGAGTGCATTTGGGGAGGCCGGCGAGGGTGACTACCTGGACGACTGGACAGTGGTGTGCAGCGGGACCTACTGGGTGCGGGACGACGAGGTTCGCTTCCAGCACACCTCCACTGATGTCTTCCTCTCGGTGACTGGGGAGCAGTATGGGCGGCCCATCCATGGGCAGAAGGAGGTGCATGGCATGGCCACGTCCAGCCAGAATAACTACTGGAAGGTGATGGAGGGCATCTTCATGCAGCCCGGCGAGGCCTTCAAAGCAGAGCGGTACCACGCTGAGTTGTGA